A part of Tachysurus vachellii isolate PV-2020 chromosome 4, HZAU_Pvac_v1, whole genome shotgun sequence genomic DNA contains:
- the erbb3a gene encoding receptor tyrosine-protein kinase erbB-3a isoform X4, producing the protein MCLDRTVRMSAWTVQVFTLCVLLHWLGLHSPARAQSSESKQVMCSGTQNLLSVTGNSELQYQRMKEIYTGCQIVMGNLEITHMEHNRDFFFLKSIREVTGYVLIAINQFRSLPLEQLRVIRGTSLYEEQFALAVLVNYQKDGEYGIRELGLTHLTEILEGGVQIIKNEFLSYAPQINWLDIVKDSGAKVLIEDNGPEFPCHESCDGHCWGPGRDSCQTLTKLVCAPQCNGRCFGRSPSECCHIECAGGCTGSQDTDCFACRNFNDTGSCVPQCPQGVIYNKVTFKLEPNPNEKYQYGSVCIAQCPPNFVVDGSSCVSSCPPYKMEVDRKGVKRCEPCGGLCPKVCEGTGSLSRQTVDSKNIDSFINCTKIKGSLHFLVTGINGDPFNNISALDPKKLKIFNTVREITDFLSIQSWPDQMDDLSVFSNLSTIQGRNLYNRGYSLLVMRIPTLKSLGLRSLKRINDGGIYIAQNQKLCYHQSVNWTRLFGPRVQRQQKALDIRDNHSQDECSNEGHVCDPLCSANGCWGPGPDQCLSCKNYSRGGTCVPACNFLQGEKREFAGPNGECMPCHSECAVQENRHTCSGPGADQCAVCVSLQDGPHCVSSCPQGVMGEKRVIVYKFHDTQSKCQPCHSNCTRGCTGPSLRDCMESPKRASSGLPVTAIVLGAIACVLVGFFVFVMAALYRRSLAIRRKRAMRRYLESEESFEPLDPGEKGTKVHTRILRTSELRKIKLLGTGVFGTVHKGLWIPEGDTVKIPVAIKTIQDRTGRQTFQEVTDHMLAMGSMDHPYIVRLLGICPGSSLELVTQYMPQGSLLGHIRQQKDNLNPQRLLNWCVQIAKGMYYLEEQKVVHRNLAARNILLKSDFVVQIADYGIADLFYPDAKKCFYETKVNQTPIKWMALESILFRRYTHQSDVWSYGVTVWEMMSYGAEPYAAMKPQEVPDLLQKGERLSQPQICTIEVYMVMVKCWMIDENVRPSFKELASEFSRMARDPPRYLVIKGECTAPDPASDEANHRGTQVHILGEGLEEQEDEALEDGMTTPPVYLTPSRSLSRLRVDTNRASLTLAGYLPMTPSVEGSMQTVWPPRSRLNSARTISDSSEGHGTLVELEMNEDVLLSSSLRGVQRREDSAYISQRDSESGPPDTPIPDTPSPCSEGEEDQNGYVLPGLSDNSDRETMCSVPSRVTLCNGRLSMGHSCELLEEHDSGEEEYEYMNNQNLPLRQTKGRSQNCCPLTNRNFSIHKSSGGNHRLSMEGTESSGGLSQSSLDERSHSNADLPSSEAEYAEANLNQDLQYEYMDIRSGAGVTAPNTNPRMDLLRQGSHISSKKSNGKEECEEEEYQYTNCQPRLRRSLMVHGLLEGEGEVYEYEEMDSQVAGGNSGAEYQNLQEKADEEETQGQPRHGVRPYVKVHAGMRKGKEGTDRCFDNPDYWHSRLFSKANAVRT; encoded by the exons tcATGTGTTCAGGCACTCAGAACTTGCTGAGTGTGACAGGAAATTCAGAATTGCAGTACCAGCGGATGAAGGAGATCTACACCGGCTGCCAGATTGTCATGGGCAACCTTGAGATCACTCACATGGAACACAATCGTGATTTCTTCTTCCTAAAG tctaTTCGTGAGGTTACAGGTTACGTACTAATAGCTATAAACCAGTTCAGATCCCTGCCATTGGAGCAGTTACGTGTAATCAGAGGAACATCACTGTATGAAGAACAATTTGCTCTTGCTGTCTTAGTTAACTACCAGAAGGATGGAGAGTATGGGATACGGGAGCTGGGCCTTACACATCTGACAG aaaTTTTGGAAGGGGGCGTACAGATCATCAAGAATGAGTTCCTGAGCTACGCACCACAGATCAACTGGCTGGATATTGTAAAGGACAGTGGAGCTAAGGTCCTTATTGAGGACAACGGACCGGAAT TTCCGTGTCATGAATCTTGTGACGGACATTGCTGGGGACCAGGTAGAGACAGCTGTCAGACTT TGACTAAACTGGTGTGTGCACCTCAATGTAATGGTCGCTGTTTTGGCCGAAGCCCTAGTGAATGCTGCCATATCGAGTGTGCAGGAGGCTGCACTGGGTCACAGGATACGGACTGCTTT GCCTGCAGGAATTTCAATGACACTGGCTCGTGTGTGCCTCAGTGTCCTCAGGGCGTGATATACAATAAAGTGACATTTAAACTGGAGCCGAACCCAAATGAGAAATATCAGTATGGTTCTGTCTGTATAGCCCAGTGCCCCC CGAACTTTGTGGTAGATGGAAGTTCATGTGTTAGCAGCTGCCCTCCATATAAAATGGAGGTGGACAGGAAAGGAGTAAAAAGGTGTGAACCGTGTGGTGGCCTTTGTCCGAAAG TGTGTGAAGGTACTGGCTCACTCTCCAGGCAGACAGTGGACTCTAAGAACATTGACAGTTTCATAAACTGCACTAAAATTAAGGGCAGTCTCCATTTCCTCGTCACAGGCATTAATGG TGATCCATTTAACAACATCTCAGCTCTTGACCCCAAGAAGCTCAAAATCTTCAACACTGTTCGAGAAATCACAG ATTTTTTGAGTATTCAGTCATGGCCTGATCAAATGGATGATCTGTCAGTGTTCTCCAATCTGTCAACGATACAAGGTCGAAATCTCTACAA TCGGGGCTACTCTCTGCTGGTGATGAGAATTCCTACACTGAAATCATTGGGTCTGCGCTCTCTGAAGAGGATCAATGATGGTGGCATCTATATCGCACAGAACCAAAAGCTGTGCTACCACCAATCTGTCAACTGGACACGCTTGTTTGGCCCACGTGTCCAACGCCAACAGAAAGCTCTTGACATCAGAGATAACCACTCTCAAGATGAGTGTAGTAA TGAGGGCCATGTGTGTGATCCACTCTGTTCGGCCAATGGCTGTTGGGGTCCAGGGCCGGACCAGTGTCTGTCTTGTAAAAACTACAGCAGAGGAGGAACCTGTGTTCCAGCCTGTAACTTCTTACAAGG GGAAAAGAGGGAGTTTGCTGGGCCAAATGGAGAGTGTATGCCATGTCACTCTGAGTGCGCAGTGCAGGAGAATAGACACACCTGCAGTGGACCA GGGGCAGATCAGTGTGCTGTTTGTGTGAGTCTGCAAGATGGGCCACACTGTGTCTCCTCATGCCCACAGGGAGTTATGGGAGAAAAACGggttattgtttataaattccATGACACTCAAAGCAAATGCCAGCCCTGTCATTCCAACTGCACCCGCGG GTGCACAGGACCAAGTTTGAGAGACTGTATGGAATCCCCCAAGAGAGCATcgtctgg gTTGCCAGTGACTGCCATTGTGCTAGGTGCAATAGCCTGTGTGCTGGTGGGATTCTTTGTGTTCGTGATGGCTGCTCTATATCGCCGCAGTCTGGCCATCCGACGCAAGCGTGCCATGAGGAGATACCTTGAGAGTGAAGAG AGTTTTGAGCCATTGGATCCTGGGGAGAAAGGGACAAAGGTTCACACTCGCATTCTGAGAACATCTGAACTAAGAAAGATTAAACTTCTGGGTACAGGAGTGTTTGGTACTGTCCACAAG gGTTTGTGGATTCCAGAAGGAGACACAGTAAAGATCCCTGTGGCCATAAAGACTATTCAGGACCGCACTGGGCGACAGACTTTCCAAGAAGTTACAgat CACATGTTGGCAATGGGCAGTATGGACCACCCCTACATTGTACGACTCTTAGGCATCTGTCCTGGGTCCTCTTTGGAGCTGGTCACTCAGTACATGCCACAGGGGTCCTTACTGGGACATATAAGGCAGCAGAAAGACAATCTCAACCCACAGAGGCTGCTCAACTGGTGTGTGCAGATCGCAAAG GGAATGTATTATCTTGAAGAGCAGAAGGTTGTTCATAGGAATCTAGCTGCCCGGAACATCCTTCTCAAGAGTGACTTTGTGGTCCAAATTGCTGACTATGGCATTGCTGACCTGTTTTATCCCGACGCCAAAAAATGTTTCTACGAAACAAAGGTGAACCAGACACCAATCAAGTGGATGGCCCTTGAGAGTATTTTATTCCGCAGATATACGCATCAGAGTGATGTGTGGAGCTATG GTGTAACTGTCTGGGAGATGATGTCATATGGGGCAGAGCCTTATGCTGCAATGAAACCACAGGAAGTTCCAGATCTGCTGCAGAAGGGCGAGCGCCTGTCTCAGCCTCAGATCTGCACAATTGAGGTCTATATGGTTATGGTCAAAT GCTGGATGATTGACGAGAATGTTCGACCAAGTTTCAAAGAGTTAGCCAGTGAGTTCAGTCGAATGGCTCGAGACCCACCGCGGTACCTTGTCATCAAA GGAGAGTGCACTGCTCCTGACCCTGCCTCTGATGAGGCAAACCATCGTGGCACTCAAGTGCACATTCTTGGTGAGGGGCTGGAGGAGCAAGAGGATGAGGCACTGGAAGACGGCATGACCACACCTCCTGTATACCTCACACCGTCTAGAAGCCTCTCTAGATTGCGTGTGGATACTAACAGG GCCAGTCTCACCCTTGCTGGTTATCTGCCAATGACCCCAAGTGTCGAGGGCTCTATGCAG ACTGTGTGGCCACCACGTTCACGCCTCAACTCCGCACGCACTATTTCTGATAGTTCTGAGGGACATGGCACCCTGGTAGAACTAGAGATGAATGAAGATGTGCTGTTGTCTAGCAGTCTCAGAGGAGTGCAACGTCGGGAGGACAGTGCCTATATATCTCAGAGGGACAGCGAATCAGGCCCTCCAGACACACCCATTCCTGACACGCCGTCTCCATGTAGTGAGGGGGAGGAAGACCAAAATGGATATGTATTGCCAGGACTAAGTGACAATTCAGACAGAG AAACGATGTGTTCTGTGCCTTCCCGTGTGACATTGTGTAATGGGAGGTTATCTATGGGTCATTCATGTGAACTTTTAGAGGAGCATGACAGTGGTGAGGAAGAATATGAGTACATGAACAATCAAAACCTCCCCCTCAGACAAACAAAAGGCCGGAGCCAAAACTGCTGTCCGCTAACAAACCGTAATTTCAGTATACACAAATCTTCAGGTGGCAATCATAGGTTATCCATGGAAGGTACAGAAAGCAGTGGAGGCCTTTCTCAGTCCTCCTTGGATGAAAGAAGTCATAGCAATGCTGACCTTCCATCCAGCGAAGCAGAGTATGCAGAGGCCAACCTGAACCAGGATCTTCAGTATGAATATATGGACATTCGTAGTGGTGCAGGGGTCACAGCACCAAACACTAACCCCAGAATGGACCTCCTAAGACAAGGAAGCCATATTTCTTCCAAGAAATCTAATGGGAAAGAGGAGTGTGAGGAAGAAGAGTATCAGTACACAAACTGCCAACCAAGGCTGAGGCGATCACTCATGGTTCACGGTTTGTTAGAAGGGGAGGGGGAGGTGTATGAATATGAAGAAATGGACTCTCAGGTTGCAGGGGGAAACTCTGGCGCTGAATACCAGAACCTACAGGAAAAAGCAGATGAAGAGGAGACCCAGGGGCAGCCCCGTCATGGGGTCAGGCCATATGTTAAAGTCCATGCAGGAATGAGAAAGGGCAAGGAAGGGACAGACCGGTGTTTTGATAATCCTGACTACTGGCACAGCCGATTGTTTTCAAAAGCAAATGCGGTGCGTACATAA
- the erbb3a gene encoding receptor tyrosine-protein kinase erbB-3a isoform X3 encodes MCLDRTVRMSAWTVQVFTLCVLLHWLGLHSPARAQSSESKQVMCSGTQNLLSVTGNSELQYQRMKEIYTGCQIVMGNLEITHMEHNRDFFFLKSIREVTGYVLIAINQFRSLPLEQLRVIRGTSLYEEQFALAVLVNYQKDGEYGIRELGLTHLTEILEGGVQIIKNEFLSYAPQINWLDIVKDSGAKVLIEDNGPEFPCHESCDGHCWGPGRDSCQTLTKLVCAPQCNGRCFGRSPSECCHIECAGGCTGSQDTDCFACRNFNDTGSCVPQCPQGVIYNKVTFKLEPNPNEKYQYGSVCIAQCPPNFVVDGSSCVSSCPPYKMEVDRKGVKRCEPCGGLCPKVCEGTGSLSRQTVDSKNIDSFINCTKIKGSLHFLVTGINGDPFNNISALDPKKLKIFNTVREITDFLSIQSWPDQMDDLSVFSNLSTIQGRNLYNRGYSLLVMRIPTLKSLGLRSLKRINDGGIYIAQNQKLCYHQSVNWTRLFGPRVQRQQKALDIRDNHSQDECISEGHVCDPLCSANGCWGPGPDQCLSCKNYSRGGTCVPACNFLQGEKREFAGPNGECMPCHSECAVQENRHTCSGPGADQCAVCVSLQDGPHCVSSCPQGVMGEKRVIVYKFHDTQSKCQPCHSNCTRGCTGPSLRDCMESPKRASSGLPVTAIVLGAIACVLVGFFVFVMAALYRRSLAIRRKRAMRRYLESEESFEPLDPGEKGTKVHTRILRTSELRKIKLLGTGVFGTVHKGLWIPEGDTVKIPVAIKTIQDRTGRQTFQEVTDHMLAMGSMDHPYIVRLLGICPGSSLELVTQYMPQGSLLGHIRQQKDNLNPQRLLNWCVQIAKGMYYLEEQKVVHRNLAARNILLKSDFVVQIADYGIADLFYPDAKKCFYETKVNQTPIKWMALESILFRRYTHQSDVWSYGVTVWEMMSYGAEPYAAMKPQEVPDLLQKGERLSQPQICTIEVYMVMVKCWMIDENVRPSFKELASEFSRMARDPPRYLVIKGECTAPDPASDEANHRGTQVHILGEGLEEQEDEALEDGMTTPPVYLTPSRSLSRLRVDTNRASLTLAGYLPMTPSVEGSMQTVWPPRSRLNSARTISDSSEGHGTLVELEMNEDVLLSSSLRGVQRREDSAYISQRDSESGPPDTPIPDTPSPCSEGEEDQNGYVLPGLSDNSDRETMCSVPSRVTLCNGRLSMGHSCELLEEHDSGEEEYEYMNNQNLPLRQTKGRSQNCCPLTNRNFSIHKSSGGNHRLSMEGTESSGGLSQSSLDERSHSNADLPSSEAEYAEANLNQDLQYEYMDIRSGAGVTAPNTNPRMDLLRQGSHISSKKSNGKEECEEEEYQYTNCQPRLRRSLMVHGLLEGEGEVYEYEEMDSQVAGGNSGAEYQNLQEKADEEETQGQPRHGVRPYVKVHAGMRKGKEGTDRCFDNPDYWHSRLFSKANAVRT; translated from the exons tcATGTGTTCAGGCACTCAGAACTTGCTGAGTGTGACAGGAAATTCAGAATTGCAGTACCAGCGGATGAAGGAGATCTACACCGGCTGCCAGATTGTCATGGGCAACCTTGAGATCACTCACATGGAACACAATCGTGATTTCTTCTTCCTAAAG tctaTTCGTGAGGTTACAGGTTACGTACTAATAGCTATAAACCAGTTCAGATCCCTGCCATTGGAGCAGTTACGTGTAATCAGAGGAACATCACTGTATGAAGAACAATTTGCTCTTGCTGTCTTAGTTAACTACCAGAAGGATGGAGAGTATGGGATACGGGAGCTGGGCCTTACACATCTGACAG aaaTTTTGGAAGGGGGCGTACAGATCATCAAGAATGAGTTCCTGAGCTACGCACCACAGATCAACTGGCTGGATATTGTAAAGGACAGTGGAGCTAAGGTCCTTATTGAGGACAACGGACCGGAAT TTCCGTGTCATGAATCTTGTGACGGACATTGCTGGGGACCAGGTAGAGACAGCTGTCAGACTT TGACTAAACTGGTGTGTGCACCTCAATGTAATGGTCGCTGTTTTGGCCGAAGCCCTAGTGAATGCTGCCATATCGAGTGTGCAGGAGGCTGCACTGGGTCACAGGATACGGACTGCTTT GCCTGCAGGAATTTCAATGACACTGGCTCGTGTGTGCCTCAGTGTCCTCAGGGCGTGATATACAATAAAGTGACATTTAAACTGGAGCCGAACCCAAATGAGAAATATCAGTATGGTTCTGTCTGTATAGCCCAGTGCCCCC CGAACTTTGTGGTAGATGGAAGTTCATGTGTTAGCAGCTGCCCTCCATATAAAATGGAGGTGGACAGGAAAGGAGTAAAAAGGTGTGAACCGTGTGGTGGCCTTTGTCCGAAAG TGTGTGAAGGTACTGGCTCACTCTCCAGGCAGACAGTGGACTCTAAGAACATTGACAGTTTCATAAACTGCACTAAAATTAAGGGCAGTCTCCATTTCCTCGTCACAGGCATTAATGG TGATCCATTTAACAACATCTCAGCTCTTGACCCCAAGAAGCTCAAAATCTTCAACACTGTTCGAGAAATCACAG ATTTTTTGAGTATTCAGTCATGGCCTGATCAAATGGATGATCTGTCAGTGTTCTCCAATCTGTCAACGATACAAGGTCGAAATCTCTACAA TCGGGGCTACTCTCTGCTGGTGATGAGAATTCCTACACTGAAATCATTGGGTCTGCGCTCTCTGAAGAGGATCAATGATGGTGGCATCTATATCGCACAGAACCAAAAGCTGTGCTACCACCAATCTGTCAACTGGACACGCTTGTTTGGCCCACGTGTCCAACGCCAACAGAAAGCTCTTGACATCAGAGATAACCACTCTCAAGATGAGTGTA TTAGTGAGGGCCATGTGTGTGATCCACTCTGTTCGGCCAATGGCTGTTGGGGTCCAGGGCCGGACCAGTGTCTGTCTTGTAAAAACTACAGCAGAGGAGGAACCTGTGTTCCAGCCTGTAACTTCTTACAAGG GGAAAAGAGGGAGTTTGCTGGGCCAAATGGAGAGTGTATGCCATGTCACTCTGAGTGCGCAGTGCAGGAGAATAGACACACCTGCAGTGGACCA GGGGCAGATCAGTGTGCTGTTTGTGTGAGTCTGCAAGATGGGCCACACTGTGTCTCCTCATGCCCACAGGGAGTTATGGGAGAAAAACGggttattgtttataaattccATGACACTCAAAGCAAATGCCAGCCCTGTCATTCCAACTGCACCCGCGG GTGCACAGGACCAAGTTTGAGAGACTGTATGGAATCCCCCAAGAGAGCATcgtctgg gTTGCCAGTGACTGCCATTGTGCTAGGTGCAATAGCCTGTGTGCTGGTGGGATTCTTTGTGTTCGTGATGGCTGCTCTATATCGCCGCAGTCTGGCCATCCGACGCAAGCGTGCCATGAGGAGATACCTTGAGAGTGAAGAG AGTTTTGAGCCATTGGATCCTGGGGAGAAAGGGACAAAGGTTCACACTCGCATTCTGAGAACATCTGAACTAAGAAAGATTAAACTTCTGGGTACAGGAGTGTTTGGTACTGTCCACAAG gGTTTGTGGATTCCAGAAGGAGACACAGTAAAGATCCCTGTGGCCATAAAGACTATTCAGGACCGCACTGGGCGACAGACTTTCCAAGAAGTTACAgat CACATGTTGGCAATGGGCAGTATGGACCACCCCTACATTGTACGACTCTTAGGCATCTGTCCTGGGTCCTCTTTGGAGCTGGTCACTCAGTACATGCCACAGGGGTCCTTACTGGGACATATAAGGCAGCAGAAAGACAATCTCAACCCACAGAGGCTGCTCAACTGGTGTGTGCAGATCGCAAAG GGAATGTATTATCTTGAAGAGCAGAAGGTTGTTCATAGGAATCTAGCTGCCCGGAACATCCTTCTCAAGAGTGACTTTGTGGTCCAAATTGCTGACTATGGCATTGCTGACCTGTTTTATCCCGACGCCAAAAAATGTTTCTACGAAACAAAGGTGAACCAGACACCAATCAAGTGGATGGCCCTTGAGAGTATTTTATTCCGCAGATATACGCATCAGAGTGATGTGTGGAGCTATG GTGTAACTGTCTGGGAGATGATGTCATATGGGGCAGAGCCTTATGCTGCAATGAAACCACAGGAAGTTCCAGATCTGCTGCAGAAGGGCGAGCGCCTGTCTCAGCCTCAGATCTGCACAATTGAGGTCTATATGGTTATGGTCAAAT GCTGGATGATTGACGAGAATGTTCGACCAAGTTTCAAAGAGTTAGCCAGTGAGTTCAGTCGAATGGCTCGAGACCCACCGCGGTACCTTGTCATCAAA GGAGAGTGCACTGCTCCTGACCCTGCCTCTGATGAGGCAAACCATCGTGGCACTCAAGTGCACATTCTTGGTGAGGGGCTGGAGGAGCAAGAGGATGAGGCACTGGAAGACGGCATGACCACACCTCCTGTATACCTCACACCGTCTAGAAGCCTCTCTAGATTGCGTGTGGATACTAACAGG GCCAGTCTCACCCTTGCTGGTTATCTGCCAATGACCCCAAGTGTCGAGGGCTCTATGCAG ACTGTGTGGCCACCACGTTCACGCCTCAACTCCGCACGCACTATTTCTGATAGTTCTGAGGGACATGGCACCCTGGTAGAACTAGAGATGAATGAAGATGTGCTGTTGTCTAGCAGTCTCAGAGGAGTGCAACGTCGGGAGGACAGTGCCTATATATCTCAGAGGGACAGCGAATCAGGCCCTCCAGACACACCCATTCCTGACACGCCGTCTCCATGTAGTGAGGGGGAGGAAGACCAAAATGGATATGTATTGCCAGGACTAAGTGACAATTCAGACAGAG AAACGATGTGTTCTGTGCCTTCCCGTGTGACATTGTGTAATGGGAGGTTATCTATGGGTCATTCATGTGAACTTTTAGAGGAGCATGACAGTGGTGAGGAAGAATATGAGTACATGAACAATCAAAACCTCCCCCTCAGACAAACAAAAGGCCGGAGCCAAAACTGCTGTCCGCTAACAAACCGTAATTTCAGTATACACAAATCTTCAGGTGGCAATCATAGGTTATCCATGGAAGGTACAGAAAGCAGTGGAGGCCTTTCTCAGTCCTCCTTGGATGAAAGAAGTCATAGCAATGCTGACCTTCCATCCAGCGAAGCAGAGTATGCAGAGGCCAACCTGAACCAGGATCTTCAGTATGAATATATGGACATTCGTAGTGGTGCAGGGGTCACAGCACCAAACACTAACCCCAGAATGGACCTCCTAAGACAAGGAAGCCATATTTCTTCCAAGAAATCTAATGGGAAAGAGGAGTGTGAGGAAGAAGAGTATCAGTACACAAACTGCCAACCAAGGCTGAGGCGATCACTCATGGTTCACGGTTTGTTAGAAGGGGAGGGGGAGGTGTATGAATATGAAGAAATGGACTCTCAGGTTGCAGGGGGAAACTCTGGCGCTGAATACCAGAACCTACAGGAAAAAGCAGATGAAGAGGAGACCCAGGGGCAGCCCCGTCATGGGGTCAGGCCATATGTTAAAGTCCATGCAGGAATGAGAAAGGGCAAGGAAGGGACAGACCGGTGTTTTGATAATCCTGACTACTGGCACAGCCGATTGTTTTCAAAAGCAAATGCGGTGCGTACATAA